A single window of Oncorhynchus clarkii lewisi isolate Uvic-CL-2024 chromosome 10, UVic_Ocla_1.0, whole genome shotgun sequence DNA harbors:
- the LOC139419230 gene encoding galectin-9-like: MDYQQPFCNPSVPFTGCIQGGLHEGKTITVTGRVLPNAKRFHVNLQCGSKEKPDVALHFNPRYDESKHHVACNTMLSSKWAQRSVNIIYPLVNRDTYSVIVNGAHFMEYLHRMSITQVDTIFVSGDVEIESIAFSNSAGLLKQPANQAVVM, encoded by the exons AGCGTGCCATTCACTGGCTGTATCCAGGGAGGTCTGCATGAGGGGAAGACCATCACTGTGACAGGGAGAGTCCTGCCAAATGCCAAGAG GTTTCATGTGAATTTGCAATGTGGCTCAAAAGAAAAACCTGACGTAGCCCTCCACTTCAACCCCCGATATGATGAATCCAAACACCATGTGGCCTGCAACACCATGCTGAGCTCTAAGTGGGCCCAGAGGAGCGTAAATATTATATACCCA CTGGTCAACCGAGATACATATTCG GTGATTGTGAATGGTGCCCACTTCATGGAGTACCTGCACCGGATGTCAATCACCCAAGTGGACACCATCTTCGTGTCTGGGGATGTGGAGATCGAATCCATTGCCTTCTCCAACTCTGCA GGACTCCTGAaacaaccagcaaaccaggctgtcgtaATGTGA